The following DNA comes from Papaver somniferum cultivar HN1 chromosome 4, ASM357369v1, whole genome shotgun sequence.
aacaaaacaaaacaaaaaaacgcAAATTACAAGAGTAGGCAGCATGGAGGAAATGTTTCGGAATTCTTTATTATACCTGATCAGAAATTTGATTGGCTTTAGTCAGATGCAAACTATTGGAATCTGTACTGGGTCTCTTTTGTAGCTCTGGAATTTTGCGTGTTACTTTTATGTGGATCTCTCCTTTTTTCACTCCTTGGAGAGGTATCCACTTGTCAGCCGTCTCGTTTGGTGGTAACCACTGATATTCTACAACACAATCTCCAATGCTGGACGTTGGTAGCAGGGCATTATAATCCTTCACATGTAACTCTAACTGACTACCATCATCGGGAAATTCTAATGTTTGGTTCCATTGAGGCGTGAGAGTCTTATATGTAACCTGCATAACAACGAAATTTTTTGAAGCTCCATTACTTTAGCATACAACTGACGAAAAATTTGAAACAACGGTATCTTGAACAATTGAACATGTGTCATAAACATGTTGAACAGTTGAAAATTTTTAAACAATGATATCCTGTGTAACAGACAGTATTACAAGTTCTACTGACATGGTGAGTTTTCCCTGACGTATGCTAAACATGTGTCATGAACATCAAACTTGGTATTGAAATTTCCAAGTAACCTGCTCAAGTATCTCTCTGTTTGAGTGAAGTCATCATAAAAATCAGATCCCATGTTCGTATTTGtcatttggaaacaaaaattcatcAGAAACAAAAAGTGTAGGGAATTCAAACCTTTGTTCGTTTCTTTAAGTTTCCGTAATGGACACGCACATATGGATCACTTGTTCCCCTTAAATCAGCAGCAATAAGATCCCTCGCCTCAATGATAACTAATTCAATCCAACCATTCCCAGATCCTCCGTGAGAACTCTGCATATGTTTGGATGAGTACATGTATTGTAAAGATAAACCAGTGAACAATACACATGTAATAAGCAAAAATATTGTAATGATAAATTAGTGAGTCATCCATGCAGAGTACTCTACGGTTGTGTGCCAATGGTTGATTTAGATGCATACCCCAGATTGTTCGTAGTTATCAACTTTCACTGCTTCTACTTGAAGCCTCAGTTCTCCTGCACTGACTTTTTCAAGAGGTACCCAAATGTCTCTCACAGAGCCTTCAACCAATCCTTCCAAATTCACTCGTGCACTTCCAATGTTGTCATCAGTAAAAGTGTCCTCGGAGTAACATTTTATCTTGAGATATTCACCACCTCCAATCTCATCGAGTTCAAACTTATCACTCCAGACAGGTTTCAATACATTTGCAGTCTTTGTTCGGTAAAGACCCTGAATAAAGTTTGTAGCAGTATCAGTCATGCATGAATAGCTTTCTAGCTCGGTAAGCAGATAACGAGAATTCTTATTCACAATTTTAGAAAACATgttgtcaaaaaaaaattgacaagGGACACCCAATGAACGAATAGACAAACCTTCCCATACTGTAGTTTTACATATGCGTTGGACTTTCCAGCTTTATCCTTTACCACCAAATCTCTCCCTTCCACAACAGTTAACTTGATTTTCCTTCCTGTTCTTGGATGATCATCTGATGGGCGATTCATAGACCGTTGAGAGCCAATAACAGAAGTGTTGTTTGAGCTAACCGAACCATCTGCAAACTGCCACTCTTTCAGCACCAGCCTCACTGTCAGCTGTAAAAACAGAAAGAGATTGTTACGGGTTGGACAAATCTcataaaaaagagaaagagattgTTACAGCTGGAAATCAAATTCTAAGCAAATTAAATAAGTGAGACAAAAGTAAGTTGTTACCTCTCCTAAATTAGGTCCCTCAAATGGGATAACCATATCAACTTCTTGACCATCAAATGCAACCCGTTTGGCTAGTACACTGGATCTAGGTCCTATTGCCCAGAACGTAGTGGAGTCATCCGCAACATACCTCACCTGTTCACAACAGTTCAAATTTTGTGAGAATCAGATTCCGCAAACCAAATTTAGAGAATTCCCTATACAGAGTGCAATTACATCTTGGGATATCACTTTCTTGAATAGACTCAAAAGAGTAACAACAGTCGATCAGTACCTTAACTTCACAACTAGTTATATAGTTATGCTTCAAATTGTTTGGAATCCATTCATAGAGATTAAATTTTATAATTCCAGCATCATCATGCAGGACCATATTAAAGGTCGAATCCCATTTAGGGTCTGGACCTGGGCTGGCATTCGTTCTTCTCGTTAACTCCTCgagttcaacttcaacaaatgTTTGTCCAACTCCGTTGCCTGAATATCCTTCGGAAGTACCATTTCTTACAGAGCTCTCCAGGCTTCCAGAATTGCATCCTTTCAATTTATCTGTGAGTTGTGTAGTTGCTGAAACAACAGTCACAGAAAATATGCCTCCAACAGCCTTTTTATTGAGAATAACTGGAGGCAAAGAGTAGCATCGGCGACGAGGTTCGACCATAGTCTTTACCAAGGTATCAGTGAAAAGCTTGACCtgagtgaagaagaacatgttcaCTAAGATACACTTAACATGTGTTAATATAGGATTTTCACTAAGAATTATACTACTAATTTTCAGTGTGCTTCgctaaataaaattaataagtGGAAAGAGAAACGCACCAACCAAGAATTAACACCTGGCAGTTCAGTCGCCGGAAGTGTTTGGGTTCCTTTTCCAAAGACAACGCCGATCCTCACCTCAGGAgttggttcaaatgaatacaaaAGAGCTTGCCCATCAAGAATGGGCATGATGCGAAGCTGTATAAGATTATAAACGGATAGAATATGAATAATATTTCCAGCAAAAAATGCATTACTACAGCCAAAAGACTTTGCACATAGATCTGAAAACCTATTAACATGTTTCCTACATTGTCATAACAATTACGGAAGCTAAGAAAGAACAGGAAAGGAATAACAATTCAATTGTGAAGAACTTTTACATACATCTCCTTTGAGGTGAATGCTGTTAATAACAATTCGAGCAGTCCCAGATAATGGCTTTGACAATTTTGCCAGCAACATTATATTTACACTGTTTGAGTCCCACTCAAGGCCCATATGCAAGATTTGCTGTTAAGATAGGAAAACATATCATCATACCAAACCACATGGGTGAACAATCTTTTAGAATGTATGTCAGAAGAAAGTAGACAGATGTTCGGAAGGTAAACAGAAACCAAACCTGATCACTCGAAGTTGACCAACGTGTCCCATGCAACCCAAAACTGGGTGGGGTTGATCCTAGTGAGAACTCCTGCAATTCAATTTTTTCCTACAAATAATAGTTTCCCCGGAAGAATGTAATTTGTGACTATCCTTCGATACTTAGGGCTATACAAACAACAAATAAACCATAGACAAAAGCAAACTTACAATGAATCTCGGTTTTCGATGTTTTAAGCGTTTCTGCAACAAATGATGGACACACATTTAGACAAATTGGAGCCCCACCGATAACAGTGCAAGTTTAATACAAAGAGAAACTACAAGGAAATTACCGAAACGAAGTTCAGGAAGCTAACCTCAACAATTGACGAAAACTTATTTGCAAGCTTTGGGTTAATAGAATTAGACCAAATTTCCATGAACAACTTGTTCAGCCACTCACACTGCTCTAATGGTGTAATGGGCTGCAAAAACATTTTGATTGGCCATCGTAACAAAGAACTATAATCACCTAACAAAGAACAACTATAATCACCTTCATAGACATAAGACAATGTAATAAAGAGAGTATTACCGATGTATATAAGAGAACTTGCTTCCATCTTTTGTTTAAGTCGTCTATAAGAACCTTCCGTTGATACCTACAATACTACAAATTAAAAGATATAAGTCACATGATTTCTCCTGTGTACCGTTATTAACATCATAGTTTCTTTTTTCCACAACCTTGATCTCACTCATACCAGATTAAAAAAAATATGCACTTTAAGTTTAATTTGTCAACCGTAATTACTTACAAttaattaatcaaacatattctaaTATGGCAGATGAAGTAAGATCAAAGTTACTGAATTCAACAAGATTCAACACACAAAATCGCTGAGCACTCGGTTGTCATCATTTTTTTTACCAATAAAAGAAAACATGGACAGTACTAGTTAATCTTTAGCAAATTATGTTTAGTAAAGTTACTACAGGAGTAATAATTTTAGGCaaatttttgttgtttgttttcaacatttaagACAAAAAATTGCAAATCTCAAACTGCAATAGAACTAAAATCATAACTAAAACAAGCTTATTTGCAAAGACCCAAAAAATTTCTGACTTTTAAGTCGAAATTCAAGAAATTTAGacccaaattgaaaaagaaaaaaagaagatagTGTTGTACCTGAATTGTTGCCCAAACAGAGACAGCAAGCAAAACCCAATTTGAGAAAGGGAAGAACCAACGTTCAATAATCCAAGcaacaaaaaccataggaatcATGAAAGGAAACAAAGACCTTTCCACCATTACATGATTCAGAAACTCTGTTGCTTCTTTAGCTAAAAATTCCCTATTTCTTTTTCCACCCATTTcttcaaaaaattaaattaatttaattttgaatttccttcacttcttcttcttcttcatcatcatcaaaatatacTCCAAATTTTACAGTCAAGCTACAAAATTTATGAGTGAATACAGAAGAGTGGACTGAGATATAGAAAGGGTCGCTTCAGATCCCCACTCCCAATTCAGTTTGTAAGAAgctgaagagaagaagtgaaagAAAGAATCCGTTATGAACAGAGGAAGAGAGAACACCAAACgatcaagaaagaaagaaagaataaaaaaataataatgagtcgtttgagaattgttttaagtGAGACAGAAAGTAAAAGAGACGGCTTTTTCTATTGTCTTGTGTTTTGAAAGAGACGATGATGATGGATGGCTGAAACAGAGTTGTAGTAAATTATTAAAGTAACAAGTCAGACGGAAGAGTCTTTAAGTTCGGATATTTAGGTAGCAAATATTCATGTCTGTGTACTCAGAAAATCAATGGTTTTCCTTATTTAAGAAGAATCGCGTTTCTGTTCTTATAAATCTCTTAgagaatttattattttctttttatatcGTGGAGGAAATTTCAAATAAATTTTTATTCCGGGAAATTAATTAACATGTGTCCACGTAAGAGCTTACACAAATGTTGTCCTAAATCATGCATACTATAAAATGGTTTTTCTAAGATTTGATGAATCAATGTAGATCTTTTTTACCGGTGGAAATCAGGTAATGATGCATTTAGGATAATATCGGTGTTGTTTCTAGAAAAGAGAtattatcattttattttatttttaaaaacagaaaaagtGTATTTTACAGCCATGTTGATAATTAGAAaagagattttattttttattatttttctcttttttttttaaagaaaacaagtttattaatcatcatcaacaacaaggagTTTACAATTATTGGATGGAAGCCTGGTAACAAGCTGTGCTCCAATCCCTTTATTGAGAACCACACATATCCTATGAAAGAGAAAATCCCTGATAAAGACATTCTCATCATGACTAGCCATATAGTTTCGCAACCTATTCAGGAACTCCTCGGTATCACTCCCCAACCCACCTAAGGTTGTGAAGGCAAGAACTCCAGACCCCAGCTTCTGACCCTTGCATTTCTCCAAATACTTGGCCCTCTTCTTCACCACCGCATTATCCATAGCCCGACCAAGATCAAAATTACGTTCCCAAGCGCCAGTGAAGGAGGGAACCACCGTGACATCCAAGCACATATCATGGCCATTATCCCAACCATACACAAGGATATCCGCTGGGAGTAAAGCCGACCCATCATCCGAAAGGAGTCCCAAATCTACTTCCTTTCTGGCAGGAAGACTCGCACGATAACAAATGTCCGCAAAGGTGTCACGCATTAGGTCATGCTTGTATTTGATCCTGACCCCGTGCTTGCAATGCAATGCATGATCCCCAAAGATATCCATCCGAGCACCACAAATAgagcacaagtctccattttcaaAGAGGGGAATTCCGAGCCTATACTGAAGAACAACACGAAACTGCCTAGCACCAATTGTATGATTAAGCCCGTCAATAGGCATCGCCAGCAAGAAGTCTTGTGCATGATTGACTCTATTACTCTGCTAGAGGGCTGAATCACGCTTCGACATGTTGAACTGCATAGGTATGTTCTTCTTCACAGCATCAAAGTATTTGACTGCCAAAGATCTCATAGAGTGGGGGGGGGAGTATCCTCAATGCGTAAAAAAGAATCACCAACACCACATACCTGTTTGAAGCGTGTCAAAGCGTTCTCAAAACTGGAGCTCAGACCCGAAACCCCAGAGTGCCTCAGAATGGTCCCCTGCTGGGATCTTGTCTGAAAACAAGAAGCAACATAACAATATTGCTTCGTGTCCTCCATAGTATACACCCCCAAACCACCATCCTTAATGGGAAGCGTAACTAGTCTCTGCTGCAGTAAACCAAAACCTGGCCCGTCTCCCGTAACCAAGTGCCTAAGAAACTGTCTAAGATGGTCATCAAAAACCACTTGTGCCTCATACAAAAACTCAGGTTTAGTAGTACGCATGGCGAAATATAACCTAGAGACACCAGAACAGTTTCTTAGAAAAAGCAACTCTCCTTGTGGgtccttcatcttcatcaccgCATCCATCAATGCAATGGTCTTCTGCACCCTCTTGACAACCATGTTTCTGCAAAACTGGGGATCTCGGCTAACTGGCCCACCCAATAACTTAACACCATCGGTAGGACGATGTAAGTTAGGCGGGAAAACACCATCAACTAACCCTCTACTATCAACCGAAGGTCAGAAAAGCTCCGACTTAGAAACATTGAGATGCAACCCCAAGTAAACACCTTCCTGCTGGATAATGTCCAAAGCCTTAGCTACCATCAAAGTATCTCCGATAACGGTACCATCATCCAAATACCAAGCCTGAAGATCCAAGGTGCATCTCTCGGCGATCATATGAATGAGGGGGTGTAGCGTCAAAGCAAATAACATGGGGCCAAGAGGATCCCCTTGTTGAACTCCCTGAGCAGAGGAGAGAGTTTTGTTCATATAATATAGCCTAGCAGGAGACGcgtaacaaaactccacccacctCGAGATCGAAGTACAATGCTTTCTAACCTCTCTAATCATAGCAAACCTGCTTACCAGGTTGAAGGCGTTAGAGAAGTCCACCAGAAGCATAGACATAGAAGTAGAGTCACCCTTGACTTCCAAGAGCCGGTTAACTGCATGAAGAATGGACTCGCCACCACAGGGTACCCCTACGCCAAACTGAAAGTCACCAAGATAGCTATCCATTTGCTTACCAACATGAGAAGCAGCTACTTTGGAAACCAGACGTCTCCAGATAGTACCCACGGCTATCGGACGGATACCCCCATTAGGCTTAACAAAAGGTGTGAGGGGAGCCGAAGCTATAAACTCACCTAGTGCTTGCGGACAACCCCCAGCGAGCCAAATGTTCACAAGGTCCGTAATGGAAACAATGAGCTCACCCGAAACTGCTGAAGCAGCCCCTCCCAATGCATCAATAAGGTGTTGGGCCCGAAGACCATCTCTCCCACACGAGGTCCCTCTAGGAAAACTTTTCAGCTTATATAGGACCAAATCTTTAGATGCGACAAAGGGCATATGAGCCACTGGTGTGGAGGGTATCAATGGGGGTGGCGCGTACGGATGCATGGATTGCAACTCAAGCAAAGTGGCTTCGTTAGGATGAGCAATACCACTTGAAGTCAAAGTGCGAATCGCGGCAGTATATAAACCGTTACTCAATTTCCTACGGCATACTTGGAGATTAGCCTTCTCCATATCCTCTTCTGTCTTAACCCGAGTTTTCCTTCGCTTGTCTTTCTCCCTTAGCTGCTGTATAGTCTCTTGATCTTCCAATGCAATTTGAACCAGAGACGCACATCCGTCTGTGTCTGTCCATTGCTTCAAAGCCAAGAGGATTGCAGCCACCTGCAACCTCTTCCTATTGCCTGAACGTTCTTCCTTGCTGCAAGTGGGAGTGTAACGCCGCAACGTACACACAGGGAACAACAGGAGCTTAATCCAGCAAGTGATATCCGCGGGATTACGAACTACACTCTGAATTTCAGCCGCAAAATCCCTAGCAAAACTAAGCCTGCATTCTAACAGTTGAGATTTGGCATCGCAAAACCCTATCAAGCAAAACAAGATCAATGGGAGGGAAAACAGAAGCCACGAAAACTCCAGCCAAGTCAGGGACAACACCGTCAACAAGAAAATATATTCTACTACCATTTTAATAAGAGTTGGAAGTATACTACTGTAGCTCATGGAATATGATGCGCAGCAAATAACAATACACTCGCTGCAAAGCATTATTTTGAAACCAACGCCGGATTACAATGACAAGAGAATTATTTGACGACAGCTACTACCGCCTGTGGGGACTCTGTCCTCTCACAGCACGGATCCAAAACTTTGGGTAGACAGATATGTAAGACGCACCAAATGTATACATGTATCATTTGGAGATCAATTAAATAATGTACATTGTTGACGATATAtttaaattttaataaaaatggtTCATTCAAGTGCAAATTTGTGTACTATTAACGGTGCGGGGAACATTTTTTAGTTCCGTTATACTCTccgtttttttaaaaaaaaaaaaaaaatcgtttggcGTTGGAGAACCATCTACTTGTTCCTTCCCCCGCGGAGGTACAGTTTCGAACCGTAATTGTTAGAATCTACCCCTCTCCAATATAACGAGTTTGGAAATAGTTTAGGAACCATTAATCTAGAGTGTCACAAAAAATGAAAAGGTTTGTTTGGCTTTGTACTAGAAGCCTATTATAGAGGCTTCAAGTTTTTGGTTTTGAGGGCTCTCATGGATTCaaatatcctatttatagataaGGGTGGACCTAATCTAtatataaaaatacaaaattaccctttaataattaatt
Coding sequences within:
- the LOC113275377 gene encoding extended synaptotagmin-1-like encodes the protein MGGKRNREFLAKEATEFLNHVMVERSLFPFMIPMVFVAWIIERWFFPFSNWVLLAVSVWATIQYCRYQRKVLIDDLNKRWKQVLLYTSPITPLEQCEWLNKLFMEIWSNSINPKLANKFSSIVEKRLKHRKPRFIEKIELQEFSLGSTPPSFGLHGTRWSTSSDQQILHMGLEWDSNSVNIMLLAKLSKPLSGTARIVINSIHLKGDLRIMPILDGQALLYSFEPTPEVRIGVVFGKGTQTLPATELPGVNSWLVKLFTDTLVKTMVEPRRRCYSLPPVILNKKAVGGIFSVTVVSATTQLTDKLKGCNSGSLESSVRNGTSEGYSGNGVGQTFVEVELEELTRRTNASPGPDPKWDSTFNMVLHDDAGIIKFNLYEWIPNNLKHNYITSCEVKVRYVADDSTTFWAIGPRSSVLAKRVAFDGQEVDMVIPFEGPNLGELTVRLVLKEWQFADGSVSSNNTSVIGSQRSMNRPSDDHPRTGRKIKLTVVEGRDLVVKDKAGKSNAYVKLQYGKGLYRTKTANVLKPVWSDKFELDEIGGGEYLKIKCYSEDTFTDDNIGSARVNLEGLVEGSVRDIWVPLEKVSAGELRLQVEAVKVDNYEQSGSSHGGSGNGWIELVIIEARDLIAADLRGTSDPYVRVHYGNLKKRTKVTYKTLTPQWNQTLEFPDDGSQLELHVKDYNALLPTSSIGDCVVEYQWLPPNETADKWIPLQGVKKGEIHIKVTRKIPELQKRPSTDSNSLHLTKANQISDQMRQVLRRLRRLVDDADVEALSLAVSEMERIQEVEEDYMVQLESEQSLLINKIGELGQEMYKCSPSPRRKNSCSKNSN